In Syntrophomonas wolfei subsp. wolfei str. Goettingen G311, a single window of DNA contains:
- the ligD gene encoding non-homologous end-joining DNA ligase: protein MGTKKERNKSMGESATIAMAGREIKLTNLDRVLWPEDGYCKRDLVEYYTAIFPYMLPHLSERPLVFTRYPRGIGEKSFYQKNAPEGLPQWIKTFTWAGSDGDSKNYVLVQQTVDLMWLANLACIEIHPWLSQINSIEYPDFIVFDLDPSEQSTFEQVISVARLLHELMDSLSLRVYPKTSGAKGLHLYLPIAEGFTYSQIRRVAQAMAEMVCQVIPDIATTERALKHRGPRVYLDYLQNGLGKTVCAAYSVRPHKGAPCSTPIEWQELESIRPDQFTIKTLPERLQQVGDLFADVLNDRQDLKKAMATLGVSR, encoded by the coding sequence ATGGGGACTAAAAAAGAAAGGAATAAAAGCATGGGCGAATCAGCAACGATAGCTATGGCGGGAAGAGAGATTAAGCTTACTAATCTGGACCGGGTTCTTTGGCCGGAAGACGGCTATTGCAAAAGAGATTTAGTGGAATACTATACTGCGATTTTTCCCTATATGCTTCCTCATCTAAGCGAGCGTCCGCTGGTCTTCACCCGCTATCCGCGGGGAATTGGAGAAAAATCATTTTATCAAAAAAACGCCCCGGAAGGCCTTCCGCAGTGGATAAAAACTTTTACCTGGGCTGGCAGTGATGGCGATAGCAAAAACTATGTCCTGGTGCAGCAAACGGTAGATCTTATGTGGCTGGCCAATCTCGCCTGCATTGAAATTCATCCCTGGTTATCGCAAATCAATAGTATTGAATATCCCGATTTTATAGTATTTGACCTGGACCCTTCAGAGCAGAGTACCTTTGAGCAAGTTATTAGCGTGGCCCGCCTGCTGCATGAATTAATGGATAGTCTAAGTCTCCGGGTGTATCCCAAAACTTCAGGGGCAAAAGGGCTTCACCTTTACCTCCCCATAGCCGAGGGTTTTACCTATAGTCAAATACGCCGTGTGGCCCAGGCGATGGCGGAGATGGTTTGCCAGGTGATCCCTGATATAGCTACCACCGAAAGAGCTCTAAAACATCGGGGGCCTCGGGTTTACCTGGATTACCTGCAAAACGGCCTGGGTAAAACTGTCTGCGCTGCTTACAGCGTTCGTCCTCATAAGGGGGCCCCCTGTTCCACCCCTATTGAGTGGCAGGAACTTGAGTCCATAAGACCGGATCAATTTACGATTAAAACCTTACCGGAGCGACTTCAGCAGGTAGGAGATTTATTCGCTGATGTTCTAAACGACCGCCAGGATCTAAAAAAAGCCATGGCAACATTGGGGGTTTCCAGGTAA
- a CDS encoding Ku protein: protein MKTLWKGAVSFGLVNIPVAMYSATENKDLKFHYLHQECMAPVNYKKVCSKCNKEIKAEEIVKGYEFQKGNYVIISEEDLARIPQENTKTIDILDFIKLEQLDPVYFDKSYYLEPASGGDKAYTLIVEAMKKTGKIALAKIMIRSKQSLAALRVRDEHLIMETIFYPDEIRSPASLGKGIGVEKLHEKEIKMAVSLIENLSIDFDPARYQDDYRQALWEMIEAKIAGEEFVSPAPERQAGNVVDLMEALKASVKLAEENKNEGKKKGGPKKAAKTGS from the coding sequence ATGAAAACACTTTGGAAAGGTGCGGTTAGTTTCGGCCTGGTTAATATTCCGGTAGCTATGTACTCGGCAACGGAGAACAAGGATCTGAAATTCCATTACCTGCATCAAGAATGTATGGCGCCGGTTAACTATAAAAAGGTTTGTTCAAAATGCAATAAGGAAATCAAAGCAGAAGAGATAGTCAAGGGCTACGAGTTTCAGAAAGGAAACTACGTTATCATCAGTGAAGAAGACCTGGCTCGCATCCCTCAGGAAAACACTAAAACCATTGATATATTGGATTTTATAAAATTAGAACAATTGGACCCGGTTTATTTTGATAAAAGCTATTACCTGGAGCCTGCTTCAGGTGGGGACAAAGCTTATACACTCATAGTTGAAGCCATGAAAAAGACAGGAAAAATTGCCCTGGCCAAAATTATGATACGCTCAAAACAATCATTGGCGGCACTGCGGGTGAGGGATGAGCACTTAATTATGGAAACCATCTTCTATCCGGATGAGATTAGATCTCCTGCTTCATTGGGGAAGGGGATTGGGGTAGAGAAGCTGCATGAGAAAGAGATAAAAATGGCGGTTAGTCTGATTGAGAATCTATCCATCGATTTCGACCCGGCAAGATATCAGGACGATTATCGTCAAGCCCTCTGGGAGATGATTGAGGCTAAAATTGCCGGAGAGGAATTTGTTAGCCCGGCCCCGGAACGGCAAGCCGGTAATGTAGTGGACCTAATGGAAGCTCTAAAGGCCAGTGTTAAGCTGGCCGAAGAGAACAAGAATGAGGGGAAGAAAAAAGGCGGCCCGAAGAAAGCGGCTAAAACCGGAAGTTAG
- a CDS encoding TOBE domain-containing protein — MRISDPNKLAGKIMEIKEGSDFTEVIVDIGDFAVTASLTSSAYQDLRLKKGDEVFTMFNSTEVTLIKDSKRNED, encoded by the coding sequence ATGCGTATTAGTGACCCAAATAAATTGGCCGGAAAGATAATGGAAATAAAGGAAGGCTCGGATTTTACGGAAGTTATTGTGGATATAGGTGACTTTGCTGTTACTGCGTCGCTGACGTCCTCAGCCTACCAGGATTTACGCTTGAAAAAAGGTGACGAGGTTTTTACTATGTTTAATTCTACTGAGGTCACCTTGATAAAGGATTCCAAAAGGAATGAAGACTAA
- the ligD gene encoding non-homologous end-joining DNA ligase, whose translation MEIFLREIRSMDPINCEQAFDSDDFLYQVKWDGVRMLVAVAGEQVSLLNKRGNLRSRQYPELQNLPNLIRASTAVLDGEIVVLREGKPSFPAVMQRDNCRNPMKIQHLSKTLAISYMVFDLLYLNGRDLRSASLVDRLSQLAELFDNQGCLYLVESFSQGTILFDSVQRAGLEGIVAKKKNSFYRPGKQHDDWFKIKCRCSQACLVGGYTLRGKQVNALLLGVMRDGSLSFAGKASNGLDAEQLQILSETLPRLEVKDSPFLEPTPAGSHYITPQLAVEVEYLEWTDSLHLRFPVIKSFIKNTEADYSV comes from the coding sequence ATGGAAATATTCTTGCGAGAAATCCGCAGTATGGACCCGATAAATTGCGAGCAAGCTTTTGACAGCGATGATTTTCTTTATCAGGTGAAATGGGATGGGGTGCGGATGCTGGTTGCTGTTGCGGGAGAACAAGTTAGCCTGCTCAACAAAAGGGGAAACCTGCGTAGCAGGCAGTATCCTGAATTACAGAATCTGCCCAATTTGATCAGGGCCAGTACTGCGGTATTGGATGGAGAAATTGTGGTGCTCCGTGAGGGTAAACCCAGCTTTCCAGCGGTGATGCAAAGAGATAACTGTCGGAATCCAATGAAGATTCAACATTTAAGTAAAACTTTGGCCATTTCCTATATGGTTTTCGATCTTCTTTATCTTAATGGTAGAGATTTAAGGTCAGCAAGCTTGGTAGACCGCCTCTCTCAACTGGCGGAACTCTTTGATAATCAAGGTTGCCTTTACCTGGTGGAGAGTTTTTCTCAGGGAACTATCCTCTTTGATTCGGTTCAGAGGGCGGGCCTGGAGGGAATAGTAGCCAAAAAAAAGAACAGTTTCTACCGCCCGGGAAAACAACATGATGATTGGTTTAAAATCAAATGTCGTTGCAGCCAGGCTTGTCTGGTCGGCGGTTATACTTTGCGAGGGAAGCAAGTAAATGCTCTGTTGTTGGGTGTTATGCGTGACGGAAGCTTAAGTTTTGCCGGTAAAGCCAGCAATGGCCTGGATGCAGAGCAATTGCAAATACTGTCTGAGACCTTGCCCCGACTGGAAGTAAAGGATTCTCCTTTTCTCGAGCCGACCCCGGCAGGTTCACATTATATTACACCTCAATTGGCAGTAGAGGTTGAATATCTAGAGTGGACAGATTCTTTACACCTTCGCTTTCCGGTGATAAAGTCCTTCATAAAAAATACGGAAGCTGACTATAGCGTTTAA
- the eam gene encoding glutamate 2,3-aminomutase, whose translation MKREVSLRRADELKQEISDYLDIESTIETGMRLHERNLHNKEHILKYFEVSENDWDNWAWQMRNRINDGNVLASILGLNEFEVQTIKRVSKKVRWAISPYYLSLIDFENYAASPIYKQSVPSLHEIIECKGEDDPMGEEMSSPAPRITRRYPDRLIINVTNQCAMYCRHCQRRRNFGETDNHAAHKDLEAALQYIKNNSEIRDVLITGGDALMLSDRTLDWLLGELDAISHVEIKRIGTRTPVTLPQRITANLCAVLKRHTPIYINTQFNSPLEVTPEAKQACDRLIEAGVVLGNQAVLLKGINDNVHVMKKLNQELLKIRVRPYYLFQAKEVKGTTHFISPVNTGLDIMKHLRGYTSGLAIPTYVINAPGGYGKTPVNPEYVLDINENEVIISTWQGKTFNYPHRNN comes from the coding sequence ATGAAACGCGAAGTATCTTTACGTAGGGCGGATGAGCTCAAACAGGAAATTTCTGACTATCTTGATATCGAATCTACTATTGAAACGGGAATGCGATTACATGAACGTAATCTGCACAATAAGGAACATATCCTGAAATACTTTGAGGTCAGCGAGAATGATTGGGATAATTGGGCCTGGCAAATGAGGAATCGCATCAATGATGGAAATGTGCTGGCTTCCATTCTGGGCTTAAATGAATTCGAAGTGCAGACAATTAAAAGGGTTTCCAAAAAAGTCCGCTGGGCTATTTCTCCCTATTATCTTAGTTTAATCGATTTTGAAAATTACGCGGCGTCACCCATTTACAAGCAGTCTGTCCCCAGTCTGCATGAAATAATAGAATGTAAGGGTGAGGATGACCCCATGGGAGAAGAGATGAGTAGTCCTGCTCCCCGTATTACACGTCGTTATCCCGACCGACTTATAATCAATGTTACCAATCAATGTGCTATGTACTGCCGCCATTGTCAGCGCCGTAGAAATTTCGGTGAAACTGATAACCATGCCGCCCATAAAGACCTGGAAGCTGCCCTGCAGTACATTAAAAACAATTCTGAAATACGGGATGTTCTTATTACCGGTGGGGATGCTCTAATGCTTAGCGATCGTACACTTGACTGGTTACTGGGAGAACTCGATGCCATTTCACATGTTGAAATTAAGCGTATTGGTACCAGGACACCGGTAACACTTCCACAAAGAATAACCGCCAATCTTTGTGCAGTGCTAAAAAGGCATACACCCATATATATTAATACCCAATTTAATTCACCGCTGGAAGTTACTCCGGAAGCCAAACAGGCCTGTGATCGGCTTATTGAAGCAGGAGTAGTATTGGGTAACCAGGCTGTTCTGCTAAAGGGAATCAACGATAATGTCCATGTTATGAAAAAACTTAACCAGGAGTTGCTGAAAATCCGGGTTCGCCCCTACTATTTATTCCAGGCCAAAGAGGTAAAAGGAACTACCCATTTTATTAGCCCGGTCAATACCGGCCTGGATATTATGAAGCATTTACGGGGCTATACTTCTGGCCTGGCCATCCCCACTTATGTTATCAACGCACCAGGAGGTTACGGTAAAACTCCAGTTAACCCGGAATATGTACTGGATATTAATGAAAATGAAGTTATAATTAGTACCTGGCAGGGTAAAACTTTTAACTATCCCCATCGTAACAATTAG
- a CDS encoding MFS transporter — translation MKLEEKWRVLIIICIGIFMSTVDGSILNIANPTIARELSVSMREIQWVVTAYMLVITTSLLFFGKLGDMLGSSKIYSYGFLIFTIGSLLCSLSPSLAYLVAARVIQAIGASMMMATGIGIVSNTFPPGERGKALGITGSIVGVGNMTGPSLGGILIGNFSWPVIFLINVPIGILAFYLGMRYLPQQAKSLAQKKHDLGGLLLFALSTILLLLSFSGSHGIEWKLFSLGLLIMLLFYLFEKRISEAVLDLELFKIKNFTHGNLMAFAAYSAQTSVFFLMPFFLENLLHYPPAFSGLIMTIPPVTMAITAPLAGALSDRIGNRRITPLSFLFMTSAYLLLSTLEQESGLLKIAGSLLLMGVGMGSFGSPNSSSILGSIPREKAGYAGGFMATVRNFSFSLGVAASVSTFAYFLSLYQQKNSYIAAYAGAAHAVYRIAAIISILAFLLSLLEREPARSTESESLN, via the coding sequence ATGAAGCTAGAAGAAAAATGGCGTGTGCTAATAATTATTTGCATCGGCATATTTATGTCCACGGTCGATGGTAGTATTTTAAATATCGCCAATCCCACTATTGCCCGGGAACTTTCGGTCAGCATGCGGGAGATTCAATGGGTGGTAACAGCTTATATGCTTGTAATCACCACTTCCCTGCTTTTCTTTGGCAAGCTGGGAGATATGCTGGGTAGTAGCAAAATATACTCTTACGGTTTCCTTATTTTCACCATAGGTTCCTTATTATGCAGCCTCTCCCCTTCCCTGGCTTATTTAGTAGCCGCTCGGGTTATACAGGCCATAGGGGCCAGTATGATGATGGCAACTGGAATCGGGATAGTCTCCAATACCTTTCCCCCCGGAGAGAGGGGTAAAGCCCTGGGCATTACCGGCAGTATAGTCGGTGTAGGGAATATGACCGGCCCCAGTTTAGGGGGAATTCTAATAGGCAACTTTAGTTGGCCGGTGATATTTCTTATCAATGTCCCCATCGGAATCCTGGCCTTTTACCTGGGCATGAGGTATTTGCCCCAGCAAGCAAAAAGCCTTGCCCAGAAGAAGCACGACCTGGGGGGATTGCTGCTATTTGCCCTATCAACTATCTTGCTGCTGCTTTCCTTCTCCGGAAGCCATGGTATTGAATGGAAACTATTCAGCCTGGGGCTTTTAATTATGCTCTTGTTCTACCTTTTTGAAAAAAGAATATCTGAAGCCGTATTGGATTTAGAACTGTTTAAGATAAAGAACTTTACTCATGGCAACCTTATGGCCTTCGCCGCTTACAGTGCCCAGACCTCGGTTTTTTTCCTTATGCCGTTTTTTCTGGAAAACCTCTTGCATTACCCCCCGGCCTTTTCCGGTTTGATTATGACCATACCACCGGTTACCATGGCCATAACCGCTCCCCTCGCCGGGGCTCTTTCCGACCGCATCGGCAATAGAAGGATTACCCCCCTGTCTTTTCTCTTTATGACCTCTGCCTACCTACTATTATCTACTTTGGAGCAAGAGAGTGGCCTGTTAAAAATTGCCGGAAGTCTGCTGTTGATGGGAGTTGGTATGGGGTCCTTTGGTTCCCCCAACAGCAGCTCCATCCTGGGGTCCATTCCGCGTGAAAAAGCTGGCTATGCTGGCGGATTCATGGCTACAGTCAGAAACTTTTCCTTCTCCCTGGGTGTTGCCGCCTCAGTAAGCACTTTTGCTTACTTCCTCAGCCTTTACCAGCAAAAAAACAGCTATATTGCCGCCTATGCCGGAGCCGCCCATGCTGTTTACAGAATAGCTGCGATAATAAGTATCCTGGCTTTTTTGCTTTCCCTGCTGGAACGCGAGCCAGCAAGAAGCACGGAATCTGAATCCCTGAATTAG